A region of the Chryseobacterium cucumeris genome:
TATTTCCGTATCATCCGCCAGCATCACGGTTCCGCTTTTATGATAGGATTTTACAAAACCTGTATTAATGATATGAGACCTGTGAACCCTGACAAACGGGTTTTCCAGAAGATCATCAAAGTGTTTCAGAAACCGGCACACCATCTTCTTTGAACCATCGGTAAGGTATACCTGAGTAAAATTTCCATCCGCCTGAAGTCTTACAATATCTTCTGTTTTTACAACGTCAAATCCCTGTAAAGTTGGCAAAATCAGCTGCTGTTTCTCAGGTTTTAATTTCAGATTCTCAAGAAGGATCTTATTCCGGTTGAGCTCTTCTTTTTTCTCAAGGCTTTCCGCCACTTTATTCACTGCCAGAATCAGTTCCTGAATATCGATAGGTTTTAAAATATAATAGCTTGCTGATTTATTTAAAGCCTGTAAAGAATATTGTGAAAATGCAGTAATGAAAATGGTTTCATAGGAGAAATCTTTGGTAGCTTCCAGCACATCAAAAGCATTTCCGAAAGGCATTTCTACATCCAGAAAGACCAGTTGAGGCTGCTTTTCAGCAATTAACGGAACTGCTTCTTTGATATTTTCAGCTTCACCCAGAATTTCCACCTGCGGACAGTATTTGGTAAGATAGCTTCGTAAAACTTCTCTTGCTATAAGTTCATCGTCAACAATGACAGCTTTTATTTTCATTTGAACAGATTTTAGGTGGCAGATAACAGATTGCAGATGCAAATTAGTGATATTTAACCAATCGTACAATTGGTCCAAAACTTACAGTCCGCCTTAATCCTGCTAAGCAAGATTCATCCGGATAGTCACCAAAACTCCACTGTTATTTTCTTTATCCTTTATAGAGCAGGTGATGTCTTTTTTATACAGATCGTTCAGGAGCTGAATTCTTTCCAGTGTATTTTTCATTCCCCTGCCCTCTCTTGTTTTTTGATGTTCTGTTTTTTGCTTTTTACTTTCCTCAATACCTATTCCG
Encoded here:
- a CDS encoding LytR/AlgR family response regulator transcription factor, producing the protein MKIKAVIVDDELIAREVLRSYLTKYCPQVEILGEAENIKEAVPLIAEKQPQLVFLDVEMPFGNAFDVLEATKDFSYETIFITAFSQYSLQALNKSASYYILKPIDIQELILAVNKVAESLEKKEELNRNKILLENLKLKPEKQQLILPTLQGFDVVKTEDIVRLQADGNFTQVYLTDGSKKMVCRFLKHFDDLLENPFVRVHRSHIINTGFVKSYHKSGTVMLADDTEIEVSGSFKDNFLKVFS